DNA sequence from the Thermostichus vulcanus str. 'Rupite' genome:
GCTTGAGTGTCGTGGTGACCCGTTTCATGGGGACTATTGTATGTACTATTTCTGTTGCTGAATAAATTCAGCCTGTGCGCTTATATCCCCCGGTTAGGAACCGGGGGCTTTACGCTGCTTTTCGTAAAGCCAGATGGGTCTGACTGAGGCCATACCCAAATCCAAGGAAAGAAGGCATCAGAAAAAAGGGATCCCGACCGCAGGCTAGGATCCCTATTGAGTATTGTTGAGATTTATCCTACAAGAATTGGACTGCGAGGTTCAGGCTCTAGTGCAAGTAGGTATAGGCCCGCAGGTTGTCTTCAAAGTGCCGTTGCAAAGAACGAGCCTCCGATAGGCTAATCTGCCCCTGCTGCAGAGCGGCTTCGGTGGCATGGTGGAGGGTTTCTGCCAGATCTTCACTGTTGTACTGCACCCAACTCAGCACCTCGCTGATCGTGTCCCCCTTGATCACCTGAGAGACCCGGTAGCCACCAGGACGGGAGCGGATATGCACAGCGTTGGTATCCCCAAACAGGTTGTGCAAATCCCCCAAGATCTCTTGGTAAGCCCCCCCCAGGAAGACCCCCAACAGGTAGGGCTCCCCATCCGGGTCGTGTAAAGGTAAGACAGAAGTGATTTGTCCATCATCGCCGAAAAAGCGGTTGATCTTGCCGTCACTGTCGCAGGTGAGATCCGCCAAGGTGGCCCACTGGCGCGGCTCCTGATCGAGGCGGTGAATCGGCATGATCGGGAACACCTGATCGATGGCCCAGCTGTCCGGCAAAGATTGGAACAGGGAGAAATTGCCGTAGTAAATGCTGGCCAACATCTCGTCGAGATCCAGCAGATCAACCGAGACGGGATGCCCTGCCTGGTGTTGCTCGTAGGCCAAGGTGCAAATTTTATCGGAGCAGTTCCAAAACAGCCGTTCCACTTGGGCCCGCTCCTGCAAACTCAGGGATCCCTCCGTGAACTGGCGTAGGGCAGCATCCTTCAGTTCCTGGCAGCGGCGATAATCGGCGGTCAGGCTGTCGGGCTGGATCTCGTAGTAGAGCTGGTTGAGCTTTTGGATCACCTCTGCATCAGAGGTCAACTGGGTTGGCATCGGGTAGGGACTGGCAGCATTGATATCCTGCACATCAAAAACCAAAACCGACTGATGGGACATCAAAGCCCGTCCGCTTTCGGTGACCAAAATCGGCGGCTGGATCCCGTGGGGCTCCAGGGTGGTTAACACCGTCTGCACCACCGTCGCGGCGTAGTCTTCCAGGCTGTAGCTTTGGGAGGAGTGGTTGGTGGACTGGGATCCGTCGTAATCAATGCCCAAGCCGCCGCCAATATCCAGGTAACCCATCGGGGCACCCAGTTTAACCAGTTCAATGTAAATCTGGCTGGCTTCTCGTACAGCCCGCCCATGGACGCTCACCATTGAGATCTGGGAACCGATGTGGTAATGCAGCAGCCGCAGGCAATGCAGCTTACCCGCCTTCCGCAAGCGCTCCACCACCTGCAAAATATCCGTAGCTGTCAAGCCGAACTTAGCCCGATCCCCAGCAGAAGTGCCCCAGCGCCCGATCCCTTGCGCCGACAGCTTGGCCCGTACCCCCAAGATGGGATCAATCCCCAACTTGTCGGCAGCCTCCAACACCAACTCCAGCTCCTGCAGCCGCTCTAGGACAATAATCGGCGTACGTCCCAACCGCTGGGCCAATAGGGCCGTTTCAATAAAGTCACGGTCTTTGTAGCCATTGCAAACCAGCAGCGCCTCAGGGGTATCCAAAAGCGCCAGGGCAATCAACAGTTCCGGCTTGGATCCCGCCTCTAGGCCAAAGTGATAAGCCCGCCCATGATTTACCACTTCCTCGACGAGGTGGCGCTGCTGATTCACCTTAACGGGATAGACCCCTCGATAGACGTTCGGGTAGCCAAAGCGCTCAATCGCCTGTTGAAAGCTGCCACAAATACGCCCAATCCGATCCGCCACAATTTCCGGGAACCGGATCAGTAGCGGCAACTGCAAACCGCGTGCCACCAAATCTGTAACAAGCTGATACAGGTCAATACCCGGTTCCTGCTGTTGCATCCCTTGTGGGGTGACCTCCACGTGACCAGCAGCATTGATACGAAAGTAGGGATCCCCCCAACCTGAGATGCGATAGAGCTTTTCGCTGTCTCGCAGTGTCCAGGGAGAACGAGTCAAAGTCGGCATAGTAGTCCCCCAGATACCGAGATGTGAACAGCGCAGGATTTCTGCACAGAATCTACAATCTATTGCCTTTTTCTGGAATATGTCAAGATTTTCCCTGAGAACGACTGCTTAGGCTCAAAACTGGCAAAGCCTTACTGGACAAGGAATTGGCTTAGGGATCCCCGTCCACTTACCTGATCCTTTAACTTTCCCAAGCTCACTAATGCTCTGTTTTGCTTTGATTTACTCGTTAATGCTCTATTTTCCGTGTTGATGCCAGAAGATTGATTTGGATTCTGACTTTCACCCAAAACCGCAGCGTATGGCAGGAAGATCTGAAGGATGTAGAGGAGGTTTAGAGCCACAGTGATTTCCATCTAGCTCACAGAGGAAAGTTAACCGGCACTTAACGTAATGGGCGTAAAGTAACGGAGCAAACTGACATCACTGCCAAAGGAGCCTATGGATGATGCTGAAGTGGATCCTCGTCGCATTCCTGGTATTAGGCCTGGGACTGGGAAGTGGGGTTACCGCCCAAACCCGTGCGGCAAATACCGCCATCAAGGGTGAGCTGATTGACACCCTGACGGATCTGGGTGGGGCAGAGATGCTAGCAGTCGCCAAAGATGGCACCTTCACCGTAGTGGTTGGG
Encoded proteins:
- the speA gene encoding biosynthetic arginine decarboxylase; amino-acid sequence: MPTLTRSPWTLRDSEKLYRISGWGDPYFRINAAGHVEVTPQGMQQQEPGIDLYQLVTDLVARGLQLPLLIRFPEIVADRIGRICGSFQQAIERFGYPNVYRGVYPVKVNQQRHLVEEVVNHGRAYHFGLEAGSKPELLIALALLDTPEALLVCNGYKDRDFIETALLAQRLGRTPIIVLERLQELELVLEAADKLGIDPILGVRAKLSAQGIGRWGTSAGDRAKFGLTATDILQVVERLRKAGKLHCLRLLHYHIGSQISMVSVHGRAVREASQIYIELVKLGAPMGYLDIGGGLGIDYDGSQSTNHSSQSYSLEDYAATVVQTVLTTLEPHGIQPPILVTESGRALMSHQSVLVFDVQDINAASPYPMPTQLTSDAEVIQKLNQLYYEIQPDSLTADYRRCQELKDAALRQFTEGSLSLQERAQVERLFWNCSDKICTLAYEQHQAGHPVSVDLLDLDEMLASIYYGNFSLFQSLPDSWAIDQVFPIMPIHRLDQEPRQWATLADLTCDSDGKINRFFGDDGQITSVLPLHDPDGEPYLLGVFLGGAYQEILGDLHNLFGDTNAVHIRSRPGGYRVSQVIKGDTISEVLSWVQYNSEDLAETLHHATEAALQQGQISLSEARSLQRHFEDNLRAYTYLH